DNA sequence from the Methylacidiphilum kamchatkense Kam1 genome:
TTTCGAAGAGAAGGAATTTTATTTGTAATATCGGCTCCTTCTGGAGCAGGGAAAAGCACTCTTTGTACTAATTTAAGGAAAAGTCCAGACTTCATCTTTTCCATTTCCTGTACGACTCGGCCCCCTCGAGTAGGGGAAGTGAATGGAGAAGATTATTTTTTTTTAACTGAGGAAGAGTTTTTACAAAAGTTAGCGGCTCAGGAATTCCTTGAGCATGCTAAGGTTCACGGTCATTACTATGGAACGTTGAAGAGCACCGTAATCAATGCATTGAGAAACGGTACAGATGTCCTCCTGGACATTGATGTTCAGGGTGCCAGACAGATCCGGCAAAGTAATGATCCCCTATTAAGAAATGCTTTAGTCGATGTCTTTATCATGCCTCCGACGATTGAGGAGCTGGAAAGAAGGTTAAGGAAGAGAGGAACAGAAACCGAAGAGGAGCTGGCAATTCGGTTGAGAGCCGCCAAGGAAGAAATGAAACTTTGGCCTGAGTTTAAATACACCATTCTTAGTGGTTCGATGGAAGAAGATTTAACAAAATTTAGAGCGATCATGCGTGCCGAGCGTTATCTGAGCCGTAGACTGACATTGATTGAAGAGCCTTTTTGAGATTTATGTTTGAGAAACGTAGGAGTTTATTCATTCGAAACTCACTATGCTCTACGAAATGTTTACTCAGGAGCTGGACCAATCATGAGTTGCTATAAAAAGCGTAGCTAATAAAAAACATCAAAAATTCATAAAAATTTTTATTGCTCTCTTTTATTATGCTTTGATTTTAGTGGGTATGTCCTACTATACAGAAAAAGTCCACCGCATGAGATAGTTCTTTCTATGAGCCAAGAGAAAACCATGGATTCTTTTTCAATAGTTCTTGGTGTCAGTGGATCGATTGCGGCTTTTAGGGCTGTGGAGCTTGCCAGTATCCTCTCTAAGGAAGGCTATACCGTGGATGCCGTTCTTACTCCAGCAGCTACTCAATTCATTAAACCGCTTTCTTTCGAGTGCCTGACTCATCGGAAAGCGTATACCGATGAGATGCAGGAAAACTTACTCAATGGCAGACCACTGCATATCGAACTAGCTCAGAAGGCAGGACTCATTCTTCTTGCTCCAGCTACTGCCAATATTATCGCTGAGTATGCCTTAGGTCTGGCGCCAAATCTGTTGACCTCTCTGTTGCTTGCAACCGTTGCCCCCGTATGGATTGCTCCAGCTATGAACGTTCATATGTGGCAGCATCCTGCTGTACAGCAAAATGTGCAGACGCTGAAGCAAAGGGGGTTGAATTTATAGGTCCAGAGGAAGGAGCGCTTGCTTGTGGGGATTATGGGAAAGGTAGGCTGTGGCCTGTGGAGGAGATTTGCCTGAAAATTATGAAAAAGTTTCCTTTGAAAAGCATGGATAGAAAGGCTTTGAATAGATGAATTCAGTACAAAGCAATGATTCTTGTCCGCTGGTAGGCGTCGTTATGGGCAGTCGATCCGACTGGCAAACGATGAAGGCGGCTGTCGATCTCCTGGAAGCGTTTTCTGTTAGGTGTGAAAAAAAAATTGTATCTGCCCATAGAACCCCTGAGCTTCTTAGGGCCTATGGCCTGAGTGCGGCCGAGAGGGGGATTCGGGTAATAATTGCTGGAGCCGGTGGGGCTGCGCACCTGCCTGGTATGATTGCTTCTTATACGAGGTTGCCTGTCCTTGGGGTACCCATTGAGAGTAAAGTGCTTCGTGGAGTTGATTCGCTCCTATCAATTGTTCAAATGCCATTTGGGATACCGGTAGGCTGTCTAGCGATTGGAGAAAGTGGGGCAAAAAATGCGGCTTTACTTGCCGTTGCTATCTTGGCCTTAGAAGATAAGCAGTTAGCTGATAAGCTAGATGCATTCCGAGCTGAACAAACTAGAAAAGTCCTTGAGGAATCTTTGTGATGGTTTATGAAAGAAATTTTGCCAGGGGCAACGATTGGGATTCTTGGTGGAGGCCAGTTAGGAAGAATGGCCGCGATGGAGGCTAGAAGGCTTGGCTATGGAGTTGTGATCTATGATCCTGATCCTTCCTGTCCAGCTGCAGCTATTGCTGATAAGCATTGGATTGGGGGATACGACGATATCGATAAATTATTGGATTTCGCTGCTGCTGCCGATGTCCTTACCTACGAATTTGAAAATATTTCTTCTTTAGCTCTAAGAAAACTCGAAGAAGAATCGCTTCTTTTCCCATCCGCAGCTGTGCTTGAAATATGCCAACATAGGGTTCGTGAAAAAGAATTTTTATCCAGCCGCGGATTCCCTACGGTTTCTTACAAGGTGGTGAATAGACCCGAGGAATTGAGTTCTAAAGCCGCTGATCTTGGTTTTCCATCGATTTTAAAGACCGCCCAACTTGGCTATGACGGAAAAGGACAGGTTTCTTTGTCATCCATTGAAGATTGTTTTTCAGCATGGGAAAATATAGGAAAGCCAGCTATAGCCTTGCTTGAAAAAAGACTTGAGCTTCTTGCTGAATTTTCTGTTATTATTGGCCGGGATCATAAAAAGAATGTTTCTTTTTTCCCTATTCCAAGGAATTTTCATAAGAAAGGAATTTTAGATTTTACAATTGTTCCTTCGGGCTTGGGGAAAAGGTTGGAAAAGGAAGCTAAGGAGATTGCTTTCGAAATTGCTGCCGCTTTGGACTTAATCGGGCTTTTGGCTGTGGAATTCTTTTTGACTGAGAACGAAGATATTGTAGTCAATGAATTGGCACCTAGACCTCATAATTCAGGGCACTTTAGCCTGGATATCTGCTTAACAAGCCAATTTGAACAGCTTTTAAGAATAATCTGTAATCTTCCTTTGGGTGCAACCTCCGCCAGGAGTAATGGGCTTATGCGTAATTTATTGGGAGATTTATGGCGGGCAGACAATCAGCCCAATTGGGCAGGATTGTTAAAACTGCCTGGCTTAAAACTGCACCTTTATGGGAAAAAACAGCCTCGGGTTGGCAGAAAGATGGGTCATTACTGTATAGTGGGAGAGAATATGGATGATATTTTAGCTTTAGATACACAAGCTTTACAAATTCTGGAAAACAATTTGTCTTGATGATAGTGGATTCTTAGGGCTTTACAGTAAACTATCCTCCGGCTGTTACTCGGACAAGCTCAAGCTTGTCATTTGGTTGGAGAATGGTCTGCTCGTATTCTTTTTTTAATAGAGCGTTTTTATTTAACTCAACAAAAACAACGTTCTGATCGAGATCCAGTTGTTTGAGTAGCCGTAGAACGGATGTGTTTTTTGGCACAGAAATAAGCTGGCCATTTACTGTGATTTGAATTTGTTCAGGCATGATTCCCAATCCTTCCATACAGGTTCATAGCCCATTTTTTTGAGAACGGTGGCAATTTCTTTAGCATCTCTCCTATCACATATTTCGAACTGTTCGGTGGCTTTAGCGCCTTTTTTTTCTTCTTCACAAAGAGCTATTGCTTTTCCTTTGGAACCTCTGTGTAGGGCATGGATTCCGGCCAAAGTATAGCCTCCGGGTTCTGTTCTGGAACCAGCACTTATCGCCGTGATTCCAAATGGGATTAATCTTTCTCTAAATGCTGGCTCTTCTCTAGTAGAAAGAACGATGCCAACTTGAGGGAAGCAGACACGGAAGGCGCACATAAAATGGAAAATATCCCGATCCCCCAAAGGATAGGGGGGAGTGAACCCGCCAGCTGCGGGACGAAGCCGAGGCAGAGAAATGGTAAGATAGGCACGCCAGCATTTTTTCAAAAGATAAGAGCAGTGTGCAGCCAGGCAAAGCGCTTCTTCTTTCCAAGGAGCAAGCCCAAACAGGGCTCCTATGCCTAATCTGCGCGCACCAGCAGCATATGCTCTTTCCACGGATTCGAGTCTCCAGAAAAAATCTTTTTTGGGGCCAAAACGATGGTATAGGCTATAGAGTTCAGGATTATAAGTTTCTTGATAAACAACTACCCCTTCCACTCCTGCTGCTACCATTCTTTCGTACTCAGCAGTTTCTAAAGGCGCAACTTCTATAGCGATTGACGGGAAAAGAGGACGAATTGTGTGGATACACTCTTCTAGATAACTTAAAGAGACATATTTTGGATGTTCTCCAGCTACAAGAAGAACCGAACGAA
Encoded proteins:
- the gmk gene encoding guanylate kinase — its product is MQKFFRREGILFVISAPSGAGKSTLCTNLRKSPDFIFSISCTTRPPRVGEVNGEDYFFLTEEEFLQKLAAQEFLEHAKVHGHYYGTLKSTVINALRNGTDVLLDIDVQGARQIRQSNDPLLRNALVDVFIMPPTIEELERRLRKRGTETEEELAIRLRAAKEEMKLWPEFKYTILSGSMEEDLTKFRAIMRAERYLSRRLTLIEEPF
- a CDS encoding flavoprotein, which translates into the protein MDSFSIVLGVSGSIAAFRAVELASILSKEGYTVDAVLTPAATQFIKPLSFECLTHRKAYTDEMQENLLNGRPLHIELAQKAGLILLAPATANIIAEYALGLAPNLLTSLLLATVAPVWIAPAMNVHMWQHPAVQQNVQTLKQRGLNL
- the purE gene encoding 5-(carboxyamino)imidazole ribonucleotide mutase; translated protein: MNSVQSNDSCPLVGVVMGSRSDWQTMKAAVDLLEAFSVRCEKKIVSAHRTPELLRAYGLSAAERGIRVIIAGAGGAAHLPGMIASYTRLPVLGVPIESKVLRGVDSLLSIVQMPFGIPVGCLAIGESGAKNAALLAVAILALEDKQLADKLDAFRAEQTRKVLEESL
- a CDS encoding 5-(carboxyamino)imidazole ribonucleotide synthase codes for the protein MKEILPGATIGILGGGQLGRMAAMEARRLGYGVVIYDPDPSCPAAAIADKHWIGGYDDIDKLLDFAAAADVLTYEFENISSLALRKLEEESLLFPSAAVLEICQHRVREKEFLSSRGFPTVSYKVVNRPEELSSKAADLGFPSILKTAQLGYDGKGQVSLSSIEDCFSAWENIGKPAIALLEKRLELLAEFSVIIGRDHKKNVSFFPIPRNFHKKGILDFTIVPSGLGKRLEKEAKEIAFEIAAALDLIGLLAVEFFLTENEDIVVNELAPRPHNSGHFSLDICLTSQFEQLLRIICNLPLGATSARSNGLMRNLLGDLWRADNQPNWAGLLKLPGLKLHLYGKKQPRVGRKMGHYCIVGENMDDILALDTQALQILENNLS
- the thiS gene encoding sulfur carrier protein ThiS — translated: MPEQIQITVNGQLISVPKNTSVLRLLKQLDLDQNVVFVELNKNALLKKEYEQTILQPNDKLELVRVTAGG
- the thiH gene encoding 2-iminoacetate synthase ThiH, with product MTFPSFRNLPFSSQVDSRLLSKFWKLLLPKTDEELQTLALEAKRITQHYFGKTLRLYAPLYLSNECINSCSYCGFSRDNSILRLTLTPTEVLQEATYLWNEGFRSVLLVAGEHPKYVSLSYLEECIHTIRPLFPSIAIEVAPLETAEYERMVAAGVEGVVVYQETYNPELYSLYHRFGPKKDFFWRLESVERAYAAGARRLGIGALFGLAPWKEEALCLAAHCSYLLKKCWRAYLTISLPRLRPAAGGFTPPYPLGDRDIFHFMCAFRVCFPQVGIVLSTREEPAFRERLIPFGITAISAGSRTEPGGYTLAGIHALHRGSKGKAIALCEEEKKGAKATEQFEICDRRDAKEIATVLKKMGYEPVWKDWESCLNKFKSQ